A DNA window from Desulfatibacillum aliphaticivorans DSM 15576 contains the following coding sequences:
- a CDS encoding (Fe-S)-binding protein, whose translation MTPISLHIPCLMNMFMPKTGKSVVRLLERLDVPFVYHEDQTCCGLPASNAGFLPEARKVAKHFMEVFGDDPVVVSPSGSCVEMITQRYPALFEDEPEWKARAQDMASKTYEFTQYLVDILGIEDAGGKFSGKVAYHESCSLLRGLGVSEQPKKLIASVKGAELVPMQNADVCCGFGGEFSHKYSEISETMVQEKVTNFINSGADVLVMGEPGCFLNISGYVSRNHPGRKVMHIADLLAGPIDS comes from the coding sequence ATGACGCCAATCTCCCTGCATATCCCCTGTCTCATGAATATGTTCATGCCGAAGACGGGCAAGTCCGTCGTCCGCTTGCTGGAAAGGCTGGACGTTCCATTCGTCTATCACGAGGATCAGACCTGCTGCGGCCTGCCCGCATCCAACGCCGGATTTCTGCCGGAAGCCCGCAAGGTCGCCAAGCATTTCATGGAGGTTTTCGGAGACGACCCCGTGGTGGTTTCACCCTCCGGATCCTGCGTGGAAATGATCACCCAAAGGTATCCGGCCCTGTTCGAAGACGAGCCGGAATGGAAGGCCCGGGCCCAGGACATGGCGTCCAAGACCTACGAGTTCACGCAATATTTGGTGGATATCCTTGGCATAGAGGATGCGGGCGGCAAGTTCTCCGGCAAGGTGGCTTATCACGAGTCGTGCAGCCTTTTGCGGGGCTTGGGCGTGTCCGAGCAGCCCAAGAAGCTCATAGCCTCCGTCAAAGGCGCCGAGCTGGTTCCCATGCAGAACGCCGACGTCTGCTGCGGGTTCGGCGGGGAGTTCTCCCATAAGTATTCAGAGATTTCCGAAACCATGGTCCAGGAGAAAGTCACGAACTTCATCAACTCCGGAGCCGACGTTCTGGTCATGGGCGAGCCGGGCTGCTTTTTGAACATCAGCGGATACGTGTCCCGCAACCATCCCGGAAGAAAAGTCATGCACATCGCCGACCTTTTGGCCGGTCCTATTGATTCCTGA
- a CDS encoding LuxR C-terminal-related transcriptional regulator: MLVQGFTDFKLVPPPRRMSRPAWNAMFNLDQDVSGLFPYINRIKEDALYFERPHYIHFHWGEEDWDKPDCALYPKKGESGCALYPKRAVIGLYKDRDEALAAAWKLVDFLNDLEARKDSITPNHRIYKHIPVLDIFKILPRTNCRKCGYPTCMAFAAAVSAHKTGPDQCPDLTQPIASTVVYPVFDQQGKVVSTVEIETPPQDRASQGNAEPAEADDPVQAPFGETLTTREIQVLRLMAEGFTNGEISDMLEISPHTVKSHVIHVFNKLGVNDRTQAAVWAAKNNLV; encoded by the coding sequence ATGCTGGTCCAGGGTTTCACCGACTTCAAACTCGTCCCGCCTCCCAGGCGCATGAGCCGGCCCGCCTGGAACGCCATGTTTAACCTGGATCAGGATGTTTCGGGGCTGTTCCCTTACATCAACCGAATTAAAGAGGACGCCCTGTATTTTGAAAGGCCCCACTACATCCACTTTCATTGGGGGGAGGAGGACTGGGACAAGCCGGATTGCGCCCTCTACCCCAAAAAGGGGGAGTCCGGCTGCGCCCTCTACCCCAAAAGGGCGGTGATCGGCCTGTACAAGGACCGCGACGAAGCCCTGGCCGCCGCCTGGAAACTGGTGGATTTCTTAAACGACCTGGAAGCCCGAAAGGATTCCATTACTCCCAACCACCGTATTTACAAACACATCCCGGTGCTGGACATCTTTAAAATCCTGCCCAGGACCAATTGCCGAAAGTGCGGCTATCCCACCTGCATGGCCTTCGCCGCAGCGGTGAGCGCACACAAGACCGGTCCGGACCAATGCCCGGACTTGACCCAACCCATTGCCTCCACGGTCGTGTATCCCGTCTTTGACCAGCAAGGAAAAGTGGTTTCCACCGTGGAAATCGAAACCCCGCCCCAAGACCGTGCGTCCCAGGGCAACGCCGAACCGGCTGAGGCGGACGACCCGGTCCAGGCGCCTTTTGGAGAAACCCTCACCACCCGGGAAATCCAGGTGCTTCGTTTGATGGCCGAGGGGTTCACCAACGGCGAGATATCGGACATGCTGGAAATCAGCCCCCATACCGTAAAAAGCCACGTGATTCACGTTTTCAACAAACTGGGCGTGAACGATCGGACCCAGGCGGCGGTCTGGGCCGCAAAAAACAATCTGGTGTAA
- the fusA gene encoding elongation factor G has translation MKPDIQKTRNIGISAHIDAGKTTLTERILFYCQRIHAIHDVKGKDGVGATMDFMELEKERGITIASAATYCTWKNHEINIIDTPGHVDFTIEVERSLRVLDGGILVLCSVGGVQSQSITVDRQMARYKVPAVAFINKCDRSGADPFRVIRQLRDKLSHNAIAVQVPIGLEANFDGVVDLVTMKALYFDGDSGETIREGEIPADLMDMVEERREELIDAASMYSDDLMEQALEGEVTPEVLMEAIRLGTLERGITPVFMGSAYKNKGVQPLLDGVTKYLPNPADVTNTAVDLENNEEPVDLVTDSSKPLTALAFKLEDGRYGQLTYIRVYQGSVSKGDTIVNARTGKKVKVGRVARMHADQMEDLERLEAGTIGALFGVDCASGDTFCSPDITYSMTSMHVPEPVISLAIVPEDNKAQINMSKALNRFTKEDPTFRTKVDPETSETIISGMGELHLEVYVERMRREYSAAVTTGNPQVAYRETITQMSEFNYTHKKQTGGSGQYGRVAGFVDPVPGEDFVFESKIVGGAIPTQYIPAVEKGFQSCMEKGALLGFPITGVKIVINDGQSHSVDSSEMAFSAAARGAFREVYNRCKPAILEPIMKVEVETPPEFQGAVMGLLNQRRGIILGTQEQDTLCFVEAEVPLAEMFGYSTVLRSSTQGKAQFTMEFASYRKAPQSVADDLIEKAAKEKKDKTKVA, from the coding sequence ATGAAGCCCGACATTCAGAAAACAAGGAACATAGGAATTTCCGCGCATATCGACGCCGGAAAGACCACGCTCACCGAACGCATTCTTTTCTACTGCCAAAGGATTCACGCCATCCATGACGTGAAAGGCAAGGATGGGGTGGGCGCCACCATGGATTTTATGGAACTGGAAAAGGAGCGCGGCATCACCATCGCCAGCGCAGCCACGTACTGCACCTGGAAGAATCACGAGATCAACATCATCGACACCCCAGGCCACGTGGACTTTACCATTGAGGTGGAACGCTCCCTTCGGGTTCTGGACGGCGGGATTCTGGTCCTTTGCTCGGTGGGCGGCGTGCAAAGCCAGTCCATTACCGTGGACAGGCAAATGGCCCGCTACAAGGTTCCGGCCGTAGCTTTCATTAACAAGTGCGACCGCAGCGGCGCCGACCCCTTTAGGGTTATCAGGCAGTTGCGGGATAAACTGAGCCACAACGCCATCGCCGTGCAGGTTCCCATCGGCCTGGAAGCGAATTTTGACGGCGTGGTGGACCTGGTGACCATGAAGGCTTTGTATTTTGACGGCGATTCCGGCGAAACGATCCGCGAGGGGGAAATCCCCGCCGATCTTATGGACATGGTGGAAGAACGCCGCGAAGAACTGATCGACGCAGCCAGCATGTATTCCGACGATCTCATGGAGCAGGCTTTGGAAGGCGAGGTGACTCCCGAGGTTCTGATGGAAGCCATTCGTTTGGGAACCCTGGAAAGGGGCATCACCCCTGTTTTCATGGGATCCGCTTACAAGAATAAGGGCGTTCAGCCCCTTCTGGACGGCGTGACCAAATACCTGCCCAATCCCGCGGACGTCACCAACACGGCCGTGGATCTGGAAAACAACGAAGAGCCCGTGGACTTGGTCACCGACTCCTCCAAGCCTTTGACGGCTCTGGCCTTCAAACTGGAAGACGGACGCTACGGTCAGTTGACCTACATTCGGGTGTATCAGGGCTCCGTTTCCAAGGGCGACACCATTGTAAACGCTCGCACCGGCAAAAAAGTCAAGGTGGGCCGCGTGGCCCGCATGCATGCCGACCAGATGGAAGATCTGGAAAGGCTGGAAGCCGGAACCATCGGCGCCCTGTTCGGTGTGGACTGCGCGTCGGGCGACACGTTCTGCAGCCCGGACATCACCTATTCCATGACCAGCATGCACGTGCCTGAACCGGTCATCTCCCTGGCCATTGTGCCGGAAGACAACAAAGCCCAGATCAACATGTCCAAGGCTTTGAACCGCTTCACCAAGGAAGACCCCACCTTCCGCACCAAGGTGGACCCGGAAACCAGCGAAACCATTATTTCGGGCATGGGTGAACTGCACCTGGAAGTGTATGTTGAAAGAATGCGCAGGGAATACAGCGCGGCCGTCACCACGGGCAACCCCCAGGTGGCTTACCGCGAAACCATCACCCAGATGTCTGAATTCAACTACACCCATAAAAAGCAGACGGGCGGTTCGGGCCAGTACGGCCGGGTTGCCGGGTTCGTCGACCCCGTCCCGGGCGAAGACTTTGTCTTTGAGAGCAAGATTGTGGGCGGCGCCATTCCCACCCAATACATTCCTGCGGTGGAAAAAGGCTTTCAGTCCTGCATGGAAAAGGGCGCCCTCCTGGGCTTCCCCATCACCGGCGTAAAAATCGTCATCAACGACGGCCAGTCCCACTCCGTGGACTCTTCGGAAATGGCGTTCTCCGCCGCCGCCAGAGGCGCTTTCAGAGAAGTGTACAATAGGTGCAAACCCGCCATCCTGGAGCCCATTATGAAGGTGGAAGTGGAAACGCCGCCTGAATTCCAGGGCGCGGTTATGGGCTTGCTGAATCAGCGCCGAGGCATTATTCTGGGCACCCAGGAGCAGGACACCTTGTGCTTTGTGGAGGCTGAGGTTCCCCTGGCGGAAATGTTCGGGTATTCCACGGTGCTTCGCTCCTCCACGCAAGGCAAGGCCCAGTTCACCATGGAATTCGCTTCTTACAGGAAAGCTCCTCAATCCGTGGCGGACGACCTGATTGAAAAGGCCGCCAAGGAAAAAAAGGATAAAACCAAAGTAGCATGA
- a CDS encoding AAA family ATPase: protein MKNPLRLIGGEAGHILPKGGFGAVLARAGVGKTAVLVQIALDSLLRETNVLHISLDQPVSKVCLWYEEVFNHVGKHYQLNNTVDLWDAILPHRFIMTFNTEGFSIPRLEERITDLTEQGIFYPQVVLVDGLSFDQEVRELLNEMKLVARENELKVWFAVRIHREDISEEKPVPDNFTNVADLFDAALQLSPQGPQVMVNPIKTPGELDESISLYLDPASLLIKDGQPGE from the coding sequence TTGAAAAATCCTTTGCGTTTGATTGGCGGAGAAGCCGGCCACATCCTGCCGAAAGGCGGCTTTGGGGCCGTGTTGGCAAGGGCCGGGGTGGGTAAAACCGCTGTGCTGGTGCAGATCGCCCTGGACAGCCTGCTGCGGGAAACCAATGTGCTGCACATCAGCCTGGATCAACCCGTCAGCAAGGTTTGCCTCTGGTACGAAGAAGTATTCAACCACGTGGGCAAACACTACCAGTTGAACAACACGGTAGATCTTTGGGACGCCATTCTACCCCACCGGTTCATTATGACCTTTAATACCGAAGGCTTTTCCATTCCCCGCCTGGAAGAACGGATCACCGACCTCACCGAACAGGGAATCTTTTACCCCCAGGTGGTGCTGGTGGACGGCCTTTCCTTTGATCAGGAAGTCCGGGAGCTTTTAAATGAAATGAAACTGGTGGCCAGGGAAAACGAACTCAAAGTCTGGTTCGCCGTGCGCATTCATCGCGAGGACATTTCCGAAGAAAAGCCCGTGCCTGACAACTTTACAAACGTGGCCGACCTCTTTGACGCCGCGCTTCAGCTTTCGCCTCAGGGCCCCCAGGTCATGGTTAACCCCATCAAGACCCCGGGCGAATTGGACGAATCCATCAGCCTGTACCTGGATCCCGCCTCTCTGCTCATCAAGGACGGTCAGCCGGGCGAGTAA
- a CDS encoding MFS transporter, producing the protein MEQSDSKKMYVFLMVLTIASALSLQTWMTLFNNFAVERVGLDGQHVGTIQSIREIPGFLSLLAIFVMLIIKEHRLSALSILFLGGGVALTGFFPSFYGLIITTLIMSFGFHYFETTNQSLTLQYFDQTTSPRVFGRLRSLASGANIFVGGAIFGLAYILEYREIYLIFGGIAFMAGLWAFGQNPTSKDVPLQKKKMILKREYGLYYFLTFMAGARRQIFMAFAVFLMVQHFGYAIKEVTLLFMLNNLINYFLAPFIGKSIVRFGERKVLSVEYGSLILVFIAYATTQSKAVVGVLYVLDHIFFNCSIAIRTYFQKIGDPQDIAPTMAVGFTINHIAAVVIPVLGGLMWMIDYRIPFFAGAAMSLVSLAAVQKIKTGQNP; encoded by the coding sequence ATGGAACAGTCCGACTCAAAAAAAATGTACGTCTTCCTGATGGTCTTAACCATCGCCTCGGCATTGAGCCTGCAGACCTGGATGACCCTGTTCAACAACTTCGCCGTGGAGCGCGTGGGCCTGGACGGACAGCATGTGGGGACGATCCAGTCCATTCGGGAGATTCCCGGATTTTTGTCTCTGCTGGCCATTTTCGTGATGCTGATTATAAAAGAGCACCGGCTTTCCGCCTTGTCCATTTTGTTCCTGGGCGGCGGAGTTGCGTTGACGGGTTTTTTCCCCTCGTTTTACGGCCTGATTATAACCACCCTGATCATGAGTTTCGGCTTTCATTATTTTGAAACCACCAACCAGTCCCTGACCCTCCAATATTTCGACCAGACCACCAGCCCGCGCGTATTTGGGCGGCTGCGCAGCCTGGCTTCCGGAGCCAACATCTTTGTGGGAGGCGCCATTTTCGGTCTGGCGTATATTTTAGAATACAGGGAAATATATCTGATTTTCGGGGGGATTGCGTTCATGGCCGGTTTATGGGCCTTTGGGCAAAACCCCACCAGCAAGGATGTCCCGCTCCAAAAGAAAAAAATGATCCTGAAAAGGGAGTACGGATTGTATTATTTTTTGACTTTCATGGCAGGGGCCAGAAGGCAGATTTTCATGGCTTTCGCCGTATTCCTCATGGTTCAGCATTTCGGCTACGCCATTAAGGAGGTCACGCTCCTGTTCATGCTCAACAACCTGATCAACTATTTTTTGGCGCCTTTCATCGGAAAATCTATTGTCCGGTTTGGGGAGCGGAAGGTGTTGAGCGTGGAGTACGGCAGCCTGATTCTGGTGTTTATTGCCTACGCAACCACGCAATCCAAGGCGGTTGTGGGGGTTTTATACGTCCTGGATCATATATTCTTTAACTGCTCCATCGCCATAAGGACGTATTTTCAAAAAATCGGGGATCCTCAGGACATTGCCCCCACCATGGCCGTAGGTTTCACCATCAATCATATCGCCGCGGTTGTCATACCGGTTTTGGGGGGCTTGATGTGGATGATTGACTACCGCATTCCGTTTTTTGCAGGGGCGGCGATGAGCCTGGTTTCCCTGGCGGCCGTCCAAAAAATAAAAACCGGGCAAAACCCATAA
- a CDS encoding MarR family winged helix-turn-helix transcriptional regulator: MHSEEVLEQARFIFSSVVMMRDLMFRAQRKSSWFAKRSGLESLTLPQMHAVFAVQARGEVTISQLAEALDVSPPSVSVMVDRLVEKGVLQRRHCKEDRRRVMVCMSPRVDGAMKEFEDTGLTVFAGIVEKIGPETSRKWVEVFEEIRQSLDDGDLVGWEKIFKTQMERRGSMHYTGGRTKSGDVDS; this comes from the coding sequence ATGCATAGTGAAGAAGTATTGGAGCAGGCCCGGTTTATTTTTTCCAGCGTGGTCATGATGCGGGACCTCATGTTTCGGGCTCAGAGGAAGTCGTCCTGGTTCGCCAAACGCAGCGGCCTGGAAAGCCTGACTTTGCCGCAGATGCATGCTGTTTTTGCGGTTCAGGCCCGTGGAGAGGTGACGATTTCCCAGTTGGCGGAGGCGTTGGACGTCTCTCCGCCTTCGGTGTCGGTCATGGTGGATCGTCTTGTGGAAAAAGGGGTGTTGCAGCGGCGGCATTGTAAGGAGGATCGCAGGCGCGTCATGGTCTGCATGTCACCGAGAGTCGACGGCGCCATGAAGGAATTCGAGGACACGGGGTTAACGGTGTTTGCGGGCATTGTGGAAAAGATAGGCCCGGAAACCAGCCGGAAGTGGGTGGAGGTTTTTGAGGAAATCCGACAATCGTTGGACGACGGGGACCTGGTCGGATGGGAAAAAATTTTTAAGACGCAAATGGAGCGCCGGGGATCCATGCATTATACCGGCGGACGAACGAAATCCGGGGACGTGGACTCCTGA
- a CDS encoding efflux RND transporter periplasmic adaptor subunit: protein MENRSEPNQEVMVVTRVVLCILILAIGVGAFLFFSAMKKPPKEAENLEKAIKVELQTARLIDKSVAITGTGPAKVKDMVKIAPEVGGKVVSVHPDLELGRRIPKGEILFAIDPVNYQAAYDVAAATVDQTRNTIERLKKQQTIDTERLSTIIRNRDLARAEYERVRTLFEKNNVGTQSGVDKAESAYNQAVDQADQVGLAVDLYPIQIQETYSALESAKARLKMAKADLERTKAAAPFDGRVVSKNLEPGQFIQPGAAILTLADDSVLEVHVPIDSRDARDWLRFKKQEGPKDAAWFSALEPVPCEIRWTEDKNGHYWEGALDRVVAFDSKTRTLTVSVKIPAEKALSKDDDQLPLVEGMFCSVSIPGKTMQGVVELPRWAVSFENTVYISNDDRLKTAPVKVVRIQGEKAYVSEGLQDGDQVIVTRLIDPLENSLLEAMNENKGDAAS, encoded by the coding sequence ATGGAAAATCGAAGTGAGCCCAATCAAGAAGTTATGGTCGTTACCCGCGTGGTGCTGTGCATTTTAATTCTTGCAATCGGCGTGGGGGCGTTTTTATTTTTCAGCGCCATGAAAAAGCCGCCCAAAGAGGCTGAAAACCTGGAAAAAGCTATCAAGGTGGAGTTGCAGACAGCCCGGCTGATAGACAAAAGCGTTGCCATTACGGGCACCGGGCCCGCTAAAGTGAAGGATATGGTGAAGATTGCCCCGGAAGTGGGGGGAAAGGTGGTAAGCGTGCATCCCGACCTGGAGTTAGGGCGGCGCATTCCAAAGGGAGAGATTTTGTTTGCAATCGATCCCGTCAACTATCAGGCCGCTTATGACGTGGCGGCGGCTACGGTGGATCAGACTCGAAACACCATTGAGCGCTTAAAGAAGCAGCAAACCATCGACACGGAGCGCCTTTCCACCATTATCCGAAACCGGGATCTGGCCCGGGCTGAATACGAAAGGGTGCGTACGCTGTTTGAAAAGAACAACGTGGGAACCCAATCGGGCGTGGATAAGGCGGAAAGCGCCTACAACCAGGCGGTGGATCAGGCGGACCAGGTGGGTCTGGCCGTGGATTTGTATCCTATTCAAATCCAGGAGACCTATAGCGCTCTGGAATCGGCCAAAGCTCGATTAAAGATGGCCAAAGCGGATTTGGAGCGCACCAAGGCGGCCGCGCCTTTTGACGGCAGGGTGGTTTCAAAAAACCTGGAGCCCGGACAGTTTATCCAGCCCGGCGCCGCGATTTTGACTCTGGCGGACGACTCAGTGCTTGAGGTCCACGTGCCCATTGACAGCCGGGACGCCCGGGACTGGCTGCGCTTTAAAAAACAGGAAGGCCCCAAGGACGCGGCTTGGTTCAGCGCCCTGGAACCGGTCCCCTGCGAAATCCGCTGGACCGAGGATAAGAACGGCCATTACTGGGAGGGCGCTCTGGACCGGGTGGTGGCCTTTGACAGCAAAACCCGCACCCTGACCGTAAGCGTCAAGATTCCCGCGGAAAAGGCTCTTTCCAAGGATGATGACCAGTTGCCTCTGGTGGAGGGCATGTTCTGCAGCGTGAGCATACCCGGAAAAACTATGCAAGGCGTGGTGGAGCTTCCCCGGTGGGCGGTCAGCTTTGAAAATACGGTGTACATCAGCAACGATGACCGGTTGAAAACCGCGCCGGTCAAGGTCGTCCGGATTCAGGGGGAAAAGGCCTACGTCTCCGAAGGATTGCAGGATGGGGATCAAGTGATTGTCACTCGTCTGATCGATCCGCTTGAAAACTCCCTGTTGGAGGCCATGAACGAAAACAAGGGGGATGCCGCGTCATGA
- a CDS encoding efflux RND transporter permease subunit, producing MRSIMEAFARNRVFANVILLIILIGGIVAGFRMIKETFPEFSLDMITVEVVYPGADPEEVEEGICRKIEEAIDGVEGIKQYTTYSVENAGTALIEVKENWDVQEVLDKVRSKVDAISTFPGDAEKPVITDLPLKDIVCLLYLSGDLSERGLKEWANDVEDEIKNLPGISQVGVFGAREYEISIEISEERLQEYGLSFDQVAGAVARSNLNLAGGAIRTQGEEIRVRTLGRKYTGKELSEIVVLASENGDIITLDRIAAIRDGFAEDPVEATIDGERAVLVHIFKTSEEDSLGISKTVHKFLEEKQKVLPPGAKIGLLYESTDILKARINLLLKNGLVGLILVLILLFLFLNARLSFWGGMGIPVSMAGALIICWSLGATINMISLFGFILVLGIVVDDAIVVGESIYQHRQNGEGPLEAAVNGVLEVGMPVTAAVITTVVAFIPLMFVGGIMGKFIAILPVVVIACLAISLFECLFLMPAHLSHLPDPNAEDKSRFAPIRVWNAFFNGFSRGLEGFVKRVYMPVLEKALTWRYVTLCIAIAILMLTMGLVAGGLIKFQVFPDIDGFVMTANVELPQGTPPAVTQEAVKRIDDALLRVAERTPTLTGEPMIKSRLSLVGQTLEDIPENGPHLGGVQAIMLESEYRGVHSKDLMVEWEKEIGLMPGVKSLTFTGLSAGPPGAPIEIWLQGRDMNEIIAASEELMEKLATYEGVNQIRSDYAAGKNEMRLELKPEARTLGLTVNDLARQVNSGYYGYEAVRLQRGRDDVRVKVRYTQDERSRLSDFEEMHVRTPDGSEVPLYSVANVSFSPGYSRITRTDGLRRVAVSAGVDSNKANTTEILVDLNRSFFSGLKEKYPGLLVAVQGEQKKMRESFGSLMIGFPAALLGILVIIAIMFRSYLQPLIIMVTVPFGIIGGIFGHLLLGYDLSMMSAFGAVALAGVVVNDAIVLIERINENIAEGMGFREAIIKGGGRRFRAIFLTTLSTVGGLTPLLMETDLQARFLIPMGISLAAGVAFATLLTLLLIPCLLMILNDFRRTVHFFWRGYWPTRREVEPAINRPVQSYALKEECEPAEQESPLPSPLPHEEEPPPLTL from the coding sequence ATGAGAAGCATAATGGAGGCTTTCGCCAGGAACCGGGTTTTCGCTAACGTGATCCTGCTCATCATTTTAATAGGCGGGATTGTTGCCGGATTCAGGATGATCAAGGAAACCTTTCCCGAGTTCTCCCTGGACATGATCACCGTAGAGGTGGTCTATCCGGGCGCTGACCCGGAAGAAGTGGAGGAAGGCATATGCCGCAAGATTGAAGAGGCTATCGACGGGGTGGAAGGCATCAAGCAGTACACCACCTATTCCGTGGAGAATGCGGGCACGGCGCTCATTGAAGTGAAGGAGAACTGGGACGTCCAGGAAGTCCTGGATAAAGTGCGCAGCAAGGTGGACGCCATTTCAACCTTTCCGGGCGACGCGGAAAAGCCGGTCATCACGGACCTGCCGCTTAAGGATATCGTTTGCCTGTTGTATCTTTCCGGAGATCTGTCGGAAAGAGGCCTTAAGGAATGGGCCAATGACGTGGAGGATGAAATCAAGAACCTGCCCGGCATCTCCCAGGTGGGCGTCTTTGGCGCCAGGGAATACGAAATCAGCATAGAGATTTCCGAAGAGCGCTTGCAGGAATACGGGCTCAGCTTCGATCAGGTGGCAGGCGCGGTGGCCCGCAGCAATCTGAATTTGGCCGGCGGCGCCATCCGCACCCAGGGCGAGGAAATCCGGGTGCGCACCCTGGGGCGGAAATACACGGGCAAGGAGCTTTCGGAAATCGTGGTCCTGGCCAGCGAGAACGGAGATATCATCACCCTGGACCGCATTGCAGCCATTCGGGACGGCTTTGCAGAAGACCCGGTGGAGGCGACCATAGACGGGGAACGTGCCGTTTTGGTGCATATTTTCAAGACTTCGGAGGAAGACTCCCTGGGCATCTCCAAAACCGTGCACAAATTCCTGGAGGAGAAACAAAAGGTTCTGCCTCCCGGCGCCAAGATCGGCCTCTTGTACGAAAGCACGGACATTCTGAAAGCCCGCATCAATCTGCTTTTGAAAAACGGATTGGTGGGGTTGATTCTCGTGTTGATTCTGCTGTTCTTGTTTTTAAACGCGCGGCTTTCCTTCTGGGGAGGCATGGGCATTCCGGTTTCCATGGCCGGCGCCTTGATCATTTGCTGGAGCCTAGGCGCCACCATCAACATGATATCCCTGTTTGGCTTTATTTTGGTCCTGGGCATCGTGGTGGACGACGCCATTGTGGTGGGGGAATCCATTTATCAGCATCGCCAGAACGGCGAAGGCCCCTTGGAAGCGGCGGTCAATGGAGTCCTGGAAGTGGGCATGCCGGTCACGGCGGCCGTGATCACAACCGTGGTGGCTTTCATTCCCTTGATGTTTGTCGGGGGGATCATGGGCAAATTCATTGCGATTTTGCCCGTGGTGGTCATAGCCTGTTTGGCCATCAGCTTGTTTGAATGCCTTTTCCTCATGCCCGCGCATTTGTCGCATTTGCCGGACCCGAACGCGGAGGATAAAAGCCGTTTCGCCCCGATCAGGGTCTGGAACGCTTTTTTTAACGGTTTTTCCCGAGGCCTGGAAGGCTTTGTCAAGCGCGTTTACATGCCCGTTTTGGAAAAAGCTTTGACCTGGCGCTATGTTACCTTATGCATCGCCATCGCCATCCTGATGCTTACCATGGGATTGGTTGCCGGCGGGCTTATCAAGTTCCAGGTCTTCCCTGATATCGACGGCTTTGTTATGACCGCCAACGTGGAACTGCCTCAGGGAACGCCTCCCGCGGTAACGCAAGAGGCTGTAAAGCGAATAGACGACGCCCTGCTTCGGGTTGCGGAAAGAACGCCTACGCTTACCGGGGAGCCCATGATTAAAAGCCGGCTTTCCCTGGTGGGGCAGACTCTTGAAGATATTCCGGAAAACGGCCCGCATTTGGGGGGCGTGCAGGCGATCATGCTGGAGTCTGAATACCGGGGCGTGCATTCCAAGGACTTGATGGTGGAGTGGGAAAAGGAAATCGGCCTGATGCCCGGCGTAAAGTCACTGACTTTTACAGGTTTGAGCGCCGGGCCTCCTGGGGCGCCTATTGAGATTTGGCTCCAGGGTAGAGACATGAACGAGATTATCGCCGCCTCCGAAGAACTCATGGAAAAGCTGGCCACTTACGAAGGCGTCAACCAGATCCGTTCGGACTATGCCGCCGGGAAGAACGAAATGCGCCTGGAGCTTAAGCCTGAAGCCCGGACCCTGGGCCTGACAGTTAACGATCTGGCCCGGCAGGTGAACTCCGGGTACTACGGGTATGAAGCGGTCAGGCTCCAGCGGGGACGGGACGACGTGCGGGTCAAGGTGCGTTACACCCAGGACGAACGCAGTCGTTTGTCGGATTTTGAGGAAATGCACGTCCGCACTCCCGACGGCTCGGAAGTGCCTCTGTACTCCGTGGCCAACGTCAGTTTTTCTCCGGGATACTCCAGGATCACCCGGACGGACGGCTTGCGCAGAGTGGCCGTAAGCGCAGGCGTGGATTCCAATAAGGCAAACACCACCGAGATATTGGTGGATTTGAACCGGTCCTTTTTTTCCGGGTTGAAGGAAAAATACCCGGGATTGCTGGTGGCGGTCCAGGGCGAGCAGAAAAAAATGCGGGAGTCCTTTGGCAGCCTGATGATCGGTTTTCCCGCCGCGTTGCTGGGAATATTGGTCATCATCGCCATCATGTTCCGTTCGTACCTGCAGCCTTTGATTATTATGGTGACCGTGCCTTTCGGCATTATCGGAGGCATTTTCGGGCATTTACTGCTGGGATACGACCTATCCATGATGAGCGCCTTTGGCGCCGTGGCCCTGGCCGGCGTGGTGGTGAATGACGCCATTGTGCTTATAGAAAGGATCAACGAAAACATCGCCGAAGGCATGGGATTCCGGGAAGCCATTATTAAAGGCGGCGGAAGGCGCTTCCGCGCCATATTCCTGACCACCTTGTCCACGGTGGGCGGTCTGACTCCCTTGTTGATGGAAACCGACCTCCAGGCCAGATTCCTGATTCCCATGGGAATTTCCCTGGCCGCCGGCGTGGCTTTCGCCACATTGCTGACCTTGCTGCTGATTCCTTGCTTGCTCATGATCCTCAACGATTTTCGCAGGACCGTCCACTTCTTCTGGAGAGGGTACTGGCCCACGCGCAGGGAGGTGGAACCGGCCATTAACAGACCTGTGCAGTCATACGCCCTGAAAGAGGAGTGTGAACCGGCCGAGCAGGAAAGTCCGCTTCCTTCGCCTTTGCCCCATGAAGAGGAACCCCCCCCGCTTACTTTGTAG